Sequence from the Candidatus Woesearchaeota archaeon genome:
AGTACCAGTTGGAAGTGTTGGCGTATCTATGATGGTTCCTGTTGATTGAGATGCATCAAAACCTGTAATGCTTATAGTTTCGCCCATGTTATTAACCACCAATAAGCTAATAGTTGTTGTATTCAATAATGTATCTCTACAGCTAAAACCACTAGTAATAGCACACTGATCAGGAATCAGGTTCTGAGGATTCAGCACCCCAAAATAAGCCAGTGCACCAATCATAACCAAAATCACCATAAAAGCCCAACCATACGTTGTCAAGAATTCTAAGGCAGCTTGCCCTCTTTTCATTTTTTTAAACATTGTCCGTTTCACCTCTCAAACATACATGTATATGAGTATACAATCCAAAATCCTATTCTGCATTATTTAAATCTTTCGAATTTTTTTGTTGTTTGAAGTTCTTAGTATTTATTTGTTTAGCAAATTTTTTAAGTAATAGTTGATTCTGTAGTGGATTTGGAGGTCGTATTATGAGTTTTGAATTTGAAAAAAGTATTGTTGAAAAAAATTTTGAAGGTGTTCTTGGTCAAATTGAAGTTAAAAAACAGTTAAAGGCCAGTATTTTGATGAGACGCCACACTCTAATTGTAGGTCCGCCTGGAATTGGCAAGACCACGTTAGTTAAGAGTTTAGCTAAAATGTTACCTGAAATTAATAAAGATGGAAGTCATATGCCTGCTCCATTTATTAGAGTTCAAGGAAGCCCAGATCTTACTGCAGAAGATTTAATAGGAGATATTGACCCTATAAAAGCCATTGAATTTGGACCTTTGAGTCCTCAGGCATTTAGTCCTGGTAAGATTTTTAAGGCTGATAAAGGAATATTGTTTTTTGACGAAGTTAATAGGTGTTCTGAAAAGTTACAGAATGCTCTACTTCAGGCTTTAGAAGAAAGAAAAGTAACTATTGGTAGTTATGATGTTGATTTAGATGCAGATTTTGTTTTTATTGGAACTATGAATCCTGAAGAGTCAAGTACTGAACCTTTAAGCGACGTTTTTCTTGATAGGTTTGATCTTATTTATATGAAGCCTCCTGAGTCTCAAGAGCTAGAAGAAGAAATTGTTTCTTTGAAAGGTCAAAAGCTCATCCATGTGAATCCTCAAATTGTTAGGGCATTAGTTCATTTTATCAGATTGCTGAGAAATTCTAAAGATTTGGAAAAACATCCTAGTGTCAGAGCAACTCTAGGGGTTTATGAGAGATCTCAAAGTTTAGCATTTTTAAATAAACAAACAGAAGTTACTATAAAGAATATTCAAGAAGCATTGATTAATGTTTTAAGCCATAGAATTAGATTAAAACCTTCTATTAAATATTTGAAGTCTAATTCTGATTTTATTTCCGAGAGGTTCGCTGAGTTTTGTGATCAGTATCATGTATCGCAAGACGGAGGAAGTCCCTAATAGGAATCATGAAGACATAGACGAGCAGTCTTTAAGTGAAGATAGCGCGGATACATCTGTAACTAAAAAAGAAAAAGAGGATGAATTGCAAGGCAAATTAAGCAAGGATAATCGTGATGATAAATTATTACATAGTAAATTAAATGTTGATAAACAAAAAATTGATGAAGCTCGTGTTTTAACAGACGCTTTGAATAATAATATTAGTTCTTTTACACCTGATTTGGCCTATGAAAAAATGGTGAATAATTATAATAATGCTAAACAATTGTTTGGACCTACATTAATTCGTGAATTAAGCGGATACGACCCTAATTATGTTGAGAAAAATATTAACATTCCTGAATTTCAAAGAGAATTGAAAGACAGGATTAAAAATAACATTGATAAATTAAAAAAAGATGGTTTGCTAAATAAAGAAGGAGATATTTCTGAGGAAGGATATGAATTTGCTGCTCTTTCAATTTTGAATGAATATTTAGATAATCTTGAAACTCAAGGATATTATGGAAAAAAAGAAAGTAAGAAACTTAATATGTTT
This genomic interval carries:
- a CDS encoding AAA family ATPase, giving the protein MSFEFEKSIVEKNFEGVLGQIEVKKQLKASILMRRHTLIVGPPGIGKTTLVKSLAKMLPEINKDGSHMPAPFIRVQGSPDLTAEDLIGDIDPIKAIEFGPLSPQAFSPGKIFKADKGILFFDEVNRCSEKLQNALLQALEERKVTIGSYDVDLDADFVFIGTMNPEESSTEPLSDVFLDRFDLIYMKPPESQELEEEIVSLKGQKLIHVNPQIVRALVHFIRLLRNSKDLEKHPSVRATLGVYERSQSLAFLNKQTEVTIKNIQEALINVLSHRIRLKPSIKYLKSNSDFISERFAEFCDQYHVSQDGGSP